In Shouchella patagoniensis, the following are encoded in one genomic region:
- a CDS encoding quaternary amine ABC transporter ATP-binding protein, which yields MSKIKVEGLTKVFGKKPKRALDMLAQGKKKPEILEETGLTVGVDRASFDVKDGEIFVIMGLSGSGKSTIVRLLNRLIEPTTGSVWIDDEDLAKMDAKNLREVRRKKMSMVFQKFGLFPNRTIIENVEYGLEVQGIDKSERRKTAQTSLELVGLKGYEDSYPDQLSGGMQQRVGLARALANDPDVLLMDEAFSALDPLIRKDMQDELLDLQEKMNRTIIFITHDLDEALRIGDRIMIMKDGSIVQIGTPEEILTQPENDYVERFVEDVDRSKVFTAENVMIRPESVKLEKDGPRVALQRMKEAGISSIYVTKRNKELVGIVHASDVSELIKQNINSLESIIVTDVPIVEKDTPLNELMDQLSMSTVPLVVLSNNKLQGIIVRSAVLGALSGSEVDFNGFSTPSGNR from the coding sequence TTGTCGAAAATTAAAGTTGAGGGCTTAACGAAAGTGTTTGGGAAGAAACCTAAACGAGCTCTAGACATGTTAGCACAAGGGAAAAAGAAGCCGGAGATTTTAGAAGAAACCGGTCTCACTGTCGGTGTTGACAGAGCAAGCTTTGATGTAAAAGACGGAGAAATATTCGTAATTATGGGCTTGTCTGGAAGCGGAAAATCAACAATTGTTCGGTTATTAAATCGTCTGATTGAACCAACGACTGGCAGCGTTTGGATTGATGACGAAGATTTAGCAAAAATGGACGCAAAAAACTTGCGTGAAGTTCGGCGGAAAAAAATGAGCATGGTGTTCCAAAAATTCGGTTTATTCCCTAATCGAACGATAATCGAAAATGTCGAGTATGGGCTTGAAGTACAGGGCATTGATAAATCGGAACGGAGAAAAACTGCACAAACATCATTGGAGCTTGTTGGCTTAAAAGGATACGAGGATAGTTATCCTGATCAACTATCAGGCGGGATGCAACAACGTGTGGGACTTGCGCGAGCACTTGCAAATGATCCAGACGTCCTTCTTATGGATGAAGCATTTTCGGCGCTTGATCCGCTTATTCGTAAAGATATGCAAGATGAACTTTTAGACTTGCAAGAAAAAATGAATCGTACGATTATTTTTATTACGCATGATTTGGATGAAGCGCTGAGAATTGGTGATCGCATAATGATCATGAAAGATGGTTCTATTGTACAAATTGGTACACCGGAAGAAATCTTAACTCAGCCCGAAAATGACTATGTTGAACGATTTGTTGAAGATGTGGATCGTTCGAAAGTCTTTACTGCTGAAAATGTAATGATTCGTCCAGAATCCGTTAAGTTAGAAAAAGACGGCCCAAGGGTTGCTTTGCAACGAATGAAAGAAGCTGGTATTTCGAGTATATACGTTACAAAACGGAATAAAGAACTTGTTGGCATCGTCCATGCAAGTGACGTTTCTGAACTTATTAAACAAAATATAAATTCATTAGAAAGCATTATTGTCACCGATGTACCGATCGTTGAAAAAGATACGCCACTTAATGAACTTATGGACCAACTATCAATGAGTACAGTGCCACTTGTCGTTCTCTCTAATAATAAATTGCAAGGAATCATCGTAAGAAGCGCTGTTCTTGGGGCGTTATCGGGAAGTGAGGTTGATTTTAATGGATTTTCTACCCCGTCTGGAAATAGGTAG